The following are from one region of the Heliangelus exortis chromosome 2, bHelExo1.hap1, whole genome shotgun sequence genome:
- the LOC139793571 gene encoding speriolin-like yields the protein MDGRISRHADTVITFYNQLLREIQALVVENGELWREVMRLQARQNIHNVPRDQIGMVPYSAPPFGPTTRPTTINFAFPSTATSQSLDSGLEKSSTFQNLTWDQGVDMGSHATLPPAAAAAAGMMPTVPGERSLPPMGYSTEDSSIRRLAMALDSFASSSQTDAPSIPQISVSSVHTSFPMRYSEMQSSGSVPPSPSISSQGWQQLLGEVAFQLDRRILAYVFPHRSRFYGFTVTNIFEKIMQMAMASLSGGFVEQRGLAPARRFLELMGRLQSLGYSPKAHPGLSESLINAYGLLPEPLRLEERGGPAFLQRLLRDSLPPDLRHDANVLLECLLQMARDDGMPIFLW from the exons ATGGATGGTCGGATATCTCGCCACGCCGACACGGTCATCACCTTCTACAACCAGCTGCTGCGGGAGATCCAGGCACTGGTGGTCGAGAATGGGGAGCTGTGGCGGGAGGTGATGCGGCTCCAGGCCCGGCAGAACATCCACAATGTCCCTCGAGACCAGATCGGGATGGTCCCCTACTCAGCACCCCCCTTTGGACCCACCACCCGCCCCACCACCATCAACTTCGCCTTCCCCAGCACAG ccacctcccagagCTTGGATTCCGGGTTGGAGAAGAGCTCCACGTTCCAGAACCTAACGTGGGACCAAGGGGTGGACATGGGGTCCCATGCCACCCTGCCCCCagccgctgctgccgccgctgGGATGATGCCGACTGTCCCCGGGGAGAGAA GTCTACCCCCCATGGGATACTCCACCGAGGACTCCAGCATCCGCCGTCTCGCCATGGCCTTGGACAGTTTTGCCTCCAGCAGCCAGACAGACGCCCCCTCTATTCCCCAGATCTCTGTGTCCTCTGTACACACCAGCTTCCCCATGAGGTACTCGGAGATGCAGAGCTCGGGGTCGGTGcccccatccccatccatcagttcccagggctggcagcagctgctgggggaggtggCCTTCCAGCTGGACCGGCGCATCCTGGCCTACGTCTTCCCCCACCGCTCCCGCTTCTATGGCTTTACCGTCACCAACATCTTCGAGAAGATCATGCAG ATGGCAATGGCGTCTTTGTCAGGTGGCTTTGTGGAGCAGCGGGGCCTGGCACCTGCCCGGCGCTTCCTGGAGCTGATGGGGCGGCTGCAGTCGCTGGGCTACAGCCCCAAGGCCCACCCGGGGCTGAGCGAGTCCCTGATCAATGCCTACGGGCTGCTGCCCGAGCCCCTGCGCCTGGAGGAGCGTGGGGGTCCTGCCTTCCTGCAGCGCCTGCTGCGGGACAGTCTGCCCCCCGACCTGCGCCACGATGCCAATGTCCTGCTGGAGTGTCTGCTGCAGATGGCACGGGACGACGGGATGCCCATCTTCCTCTGGTGA